The sequence CAAGAAAAGACCAAGTTGGTCCATATGCACCGGAAATTTTGGCAAAAGAAAGAAGAGAGGATTCTTTACAAAAAGCTAAACAAATAGAAAATCTTAAAAAAATATATGGTGAAGATAAAAAATAGAAATATAGATTTGTAACCTAATAAACCAATAAGCCATTACATTTTTGTAATGGCTTATACCATCGATAAATAATCTTTAGGCTGCAATTATAAAGACTTTCTGAGAAGTGTAGGATTCAGTTACAGCAAAGCTGATGGAGGTGGAATAATGATTCAGGAAGAAAGCAATTATTATCCTGTATTCCATGGTCATTACTTTATTTTACCTAATTTTATTAATTAATTTCAAACTCAAATTATCCTATGTACTATAAAAACGACACAATCATTATACGGGAGTTCACTCCTCAGGAACTTCATTTATTTTTAGATCTGTTTACAAACGAAAATGTTACCCTTTATCTGCCTTACAAATCGCCTGAAGAATTTAAACAAATGTTTGAAAAAGCATTATTGGATTATAAAGAAGGGCCACTCAGCAGATGGGGAATATTTGATGCCCAGAATGGTGCTTTCGTGGGAGTATGCCTGGCCAGAATTTTCGCTGAAAATGCCAACTCCATAGAAATAGGCTATATGCTTGGAGAGAATTACTGGGGAAAAGGAATCGGAACCCAGGTCTGTAAAGCACTTGCTGATTATTGTCTTTCAGCCGATCAGGAAAAGGAAATCGTTGCATTAACAGACCTTGATAATATTGGCTCACAGAAAGTCCTTCTAAAAAGTGGATTTAACAGATTAGAAAACCTGGAAAGAGAGGACAGAGCATTAGCATATTTCTTATTTTCAAAGGAGCAATAAATAAAAAGAGCTGAAAATGTGAAGAATGGCCTGTATTATAACTTTACCACCGTTGCACTTTCAGCTTCCTTTATTTTTCCTGGGCTCAAAAAATATTTCAGGATCATTTATCTTTCATTTCATTAATCAGATAATTTGTCATACCTTGCATAGATTATGATGTCCAAACGTTGCAAATACGCGCTGAAAGCAATGGTCAGATTAGCAAGAAATTACAATCAAGGCTATCTGTCCACTTCGATTATTGCACAGGATGAAAACATTCCCAAAAAGTTTCTCGAGCAAATCCTTCTTGAACTTAAAAGAACTAAACTTGTTAACAGCAAACAAGGAAAAGTAGGTGGATATTACCTGCTAAAATCACCTGATGAAGTATCATTGGCGGATATCTACCGTATTTTCGACGGGCCTATTGCACTAACGCCCTGCGTATCCTTAAACTTCTACGAGGCATGTGACGATTGTGTAGATGAAGCAGAATGTTACCTTAGAAACGAACTCATAATCGTTCGTGAGAAGACCAGAAAAAGTATGATGGAGGCCACTCTGACCAAGTTTATCGACAAAAAATAATTTTTTTTCATTTAAATTCTACTATTTTGATAGGAGTTATAGAATTTTATATATATTTGCATCAACAAATTGGAATGGAAATGGAAAATAGTCTGAAAAACGAATTCGAAAAATTGAAAGAAGAAATCCTAGGGGAGTCTTCTCAACAGGATATTTTGCAATCACTTACAGAAGTATTTCCGGGTGAAGTAGTGTTTTCAACAAGCTTCAGTTATGAAGATCAGGTCATCACTCATTTAATAAAAAACCTGAATGTAGAGATTTTCACATTGGACACCGGGAGACTTTTTGAACAGACTTATGACACCTGGGCTTCTACAAAAGCTTTCTTCAAAAAAGAGATCAAAGCGTACTATCCGGATACTGAAGAACTGAAAAAATTTGTATCAGAAAACGGTCCCAATTCTTTTTATCAATCCGTAGAGCAGAGAAAAGCATGCTGTACTATCAGAAAAGTACACCCTCTTAAATCTGCATTAAAAGGATATAGAATATGGATCACCGGTTTAAGAGCTGAGCATTCTCCAAACAGACAAAACATGCCATCATTGGAATGGGACGAAGATAATCAGATCATTAAATTTCATCCTCTTCTTCACTGGAGCACTGAACAGGTAACAGATTACGTAAAAACCCATCAGCTTCCGTACAATTATCTTCATAAAAAAGGATTCGTAAGCATCGGATGTGAGCCTTGTACAAGAGCTATTCAGGAAGGAGAAGATTTCAGAGCCGGCCGCTGGTGGTGGGAAGATGCTAATAAAAAAGAATGCGGTCTCCATATTCATCAATAAAAAAAGAAAAACATGTCAACATATCATTTAGATTACCTGGATCAGTTGGAAGCTGAATCTATTTACATTTTAAGGGAAGTCGCAGGACAGTTTGAACGCCCGGCACTTTTATTCAGCGGTGGAAAAGACAGTATAGTACTGGCTCATTTAGCTTCAAAAGCATTCCGTTACGGAAAAATACCTTTCAAGTTTGTTCATGTAGATACAGGGCACAACTTCCCTGAGGTCTTGAACTTTAGAGATGAACTTGTTAATCAGCTGGAAGTTGACTTGGTAGTTCGTAAAGTTGAAGATACCATCAAAAAGAAAGGGTTAACAGAGCCTAAAGGAAAATTCCCAAGCAGAAACTGGCTGCAGACCTTTACTTTACTCGATACTATTGAAGAATTTGAATTTGATGTCTGTATCGGAGGCGCTCGCAGAGACGAAGAAAAAGCCCGCGCCAAAGAAAGGATCTTCTCTGTTCGTGATGAATTCGGACAGTGGGATCCAAAACTTCAACGTCCGGAATTATGGAGCATCTTCAACGGAAAAATCCATAAAGGAGAAAATGTAAGAGTATTTCCGATCAGCAACTGGACAGAACTTGACATCTGGAACTATATCCGAAGAGAAAAAATTGAACTTCCATCCATTTACTTCTCGCATGACAGAGAAGTGGTAGACCTCAACGGACAGTGGATCGCCAATTCTCACCATGCCTCTCTTGAAACCAGCGATATCATCACTACAAAAAGGATAAGATACCGCACCGTAGGAGATATGACCTGCACTGCAGCAGTAGAATCTAAAGCAACTACAATTGATGCTGTGATTGATGAAATTGTAGCCACAAGAATTTCCGAACGCGGAGAAACCAGAATTGATGACCGTGTGACGGAAGCAGCAATGGAAGACCGTAAAAAGGGAGGCTATTTTTAATCATTGATAAAAGATCATTGATGAATGATGAGCCAAAGTTTTTTATCAATTATCAACAATCACTTATCATTTATAATTACAAACAGATGGATATATTAAGATTTATAACAGCAGGAAGCGTGGATGACGGTAAAAGTACCTTGATCGGAAGACTGCTATACGATAGTAAAAGTATTTTACAGGATCAGTTAGAAGTACTGGAAAAACATTCTAAAAATAAAAATGATGACGGGATAGACCTTGCTCTTCTTACGGATGGCTTACGTGCTGAAAGGGAGCAGGGAATCACCATCGATGTTGCATACAGGTATTTTTCTACCTCAAAAAGAAAATTTATCATTGCCGATGCACCCGGTCACGTACAATATACAAGAAACATGATTACCGGAGCTTCCAACTCCGATTTGATGGTAATCCTGATTGATGCCCGTCAGGGAGTAATTGAGCAAACAAGAAGACATTCTATCATTGCTTCGTTATTAAAATTGAAAAAGGTAGCTGTAGCCATTAATAAAATGGACATGGTGGATTATTCAAAAGAAGTATTTGAAACCATTAAAGCAGATTATGCTAAAATTGCAGAAAGTCTTGGATTAAATGACGTAAGCTATTTCCCGATTTCAGCATTGAAAGGAGACAATATTGTATCCAGATCAGCTCAAACAGATTGGTACCAAGGAACTTCGCTTTTAGAATATCTGGAAAATGTAACTCTGAATGAAGAGTTGAATAATGGAAATCGTTTTCAGGTTCAATATGTCATTCGTCCTCAGACTGAAGAGTTGCATGATTACAGAGGATATGCAGGACAGATTTTAAGCGGAAAGTTTCAGAAAGGAGACCCAATCCAAATTCTTCCAGCAGGCATTACAACCGAAATTGCAAAAATCGAGATCAACGGAATTGAAAAAGAAGAAGCCTTTGAAGGACAGCCTGTTGTGATTCATGTAAACGATGATGTAGATATCAGCAGAGGAGATATTTTTGCTACCGAAGAACAGCTTCCTGTGATAGAAAAAGACCTTGAAGTTTTGCTTTGCTGGCTCGATCAAAAATCACTACAGCCTGGTAATAAATACCTCTTACAGCAGAACAGCAGACTGATAAGAGCCGTAGTGAAAGAGATTGATTATAAGATTGATGTGAATACCCTTACCCAGGAAAAAGCAGAAGGGAATATCAAACTGAATGAAGTGGTAAAAGTAACCCTACGAACGGCACAACCTTTGGTCTATGATAGTTTTATCAATAACAAAAGAACAGGTTCTGCAATTTTGGTAGATGAAACTTCTAATTCAACGGTTGCAGCCTGCATAATTCAGTAAAGAATATGTCAGTTACCCATCATTTTATAGAAAGAATTCATCAGAGCAAACAGAATAAACCCCATGGATTCTTTGACAGAGCCAGAGTAAAGGTTTTTGTAACAGAATTGTATAAAGTATTGTTTCTTCCACAAGAAGTCAATACGCCTGACCAGCTGAAACAGGATTTTGCTAAACTGCACGATCATCTTTCAGCCCTGATTAATACAATCACGAGAGATAAAGACCTTACCGAAGTCCAGGTAAATGCTTTTTTTGAGGCCTTGCCACAAATTTATGGTCATCTCGTTCAGGACGCGCAGTCTATCCTTGAATTTGATCCGGCAGCAGACTCTCTAGAAGAAATATACCTTGCGTATCCCGGATATTTTGCAACCTATGTATACAGGATCTCGCATCAGCTCTGGAATCAGGAAGTCCCTGTTTTACCCCGCGTTATTTCAGAATATGCACACAGCAAAACAGGAATAGACATTCATCCGGGAGCAGTGATTGGAGAATATTTTTTCATCGATCACGGAACCGGAATTGTTATCGGAGAAACTACCGTTATTGGCGATCATGTCAAAATATATCAGGGAGTAACCCTCGGTGCGTTGAATGTCTCTAAAGAAAAAGCCAACCAGAAAAGACATCCGAATATTGAAGATCATGTCATCATCTATTCAGGAGCTACTATTTTGGGCGGAAATACAACCATAGGCAGGGAAAGCGTTATCGGAGGAAATGTGTGGATCACACAGGATGTACCGCCCAATTCCCTGGTCTATAACAAAAGTGAAATAAGAATAAAGGATAATAATCCCTTACCGGAATCATTAACCTTTGTAATATAAGAACAGAAAAACAAAAAATTGTATTGATATGAAATTTCAAAATGCCCTAGAAACCATTGGAAATACACCAGTCGTAAAGATCAATAACTTATTCAATTCAGATCATGAGATCTGGATCAAATTAGAAAAAAGCAACCCTGGAGGAAGCATTAAAGACAGAATTGCCCTGGCAATGATTGAAGATGCAGAAGCCAAAGGGTTACTGAATAAAGACAGCGTTATCATAGAGCCTACCAGTGGAAACACAGGAATCGGATTAGCATTGGTAGCTGCAGTAAAAGGATATAAGCTGATTCTGGTAATGCCGGACAGTATGAGTATAGAACGCCGTAAGATCATGGAAGCCTATGGTGCTGAATTTGTACTTACCCCAAGAGAAAAAGGAATGAAAGGAGCTATCGAGAAAGCTAATGAACTGGCAGAAGAAACTCCTAATTCATGGATCCCTAGACAATTTGACAACCCTGCAAATGTAAAAGTACACGTTGAAACTACAGCTCAGGAAATTTTAAAAGATTTCCCTGAAGGGTTAGATTATGTGATTACAGGAGTAGGAACCGGCGGACACATCACTGGGATTGCTAAAGCATTAAAGCAACAGCTTCCCAACCTTAAAGTCATTGCGGTAGAACCTGAATTATCTCCGGTATTGAGCGGCGGAAGTCCTGCACCACATCCATTACAGGGTCTTGGAGCCGGATTTGTACCTTCTATTTTAGACATTACTCTTTTAGACGGAGTGATTACAGTAGGGAAGGATGAAGCCTATGAATATGCTATTAATGCTGCTAAAAAAGAAGGTCTTTTTGTAGGGATTTCTACAGGAGCCGCTTTAGCTGCTATCGCAAAACAATTACCGGAAATACAACCCGGAGCTAAAATTCTTACCATCAATTACGATACCGGAGAAAGGTATCTTTCTATTGAAGGACTCTTCTAAAATCCTTTAACTAACACCGATTTCAATGAACACAACAATAAAATCACCTAAGGTTTACCTTATCGGTGCAGGGCCCGGCAGCCCTGATTTGATCACAGTAAAAGCCGTAAAAGCCATTGCCAAAGCAGATGTTGTTCTTGCTGACCGTCTGGTAAGTCCTGAAATTTTAGAGACTTATGTTAATAAAGATACAGAGCTTATCTATGTAGGCAAAGAATGCAGTAAAAATGCGTCTACTCCTCAATCACTTATCAATACTTTAATGGTAGACTATGCTTTACAGAACAAAACAGTCGTAAGACTTAAAGGGGGAGATGTGTCTATTTTTTCTAATATTCTGGATGAACTTCAGTCTTTGAAAGAAAATCATATCCCATTTGAGATTATCCCCGGAATTACAGCTGCTTTGGGAGCTGCGGCGTATGCCGGAATGCCTTTAACAGCCAGAGGATATTCCACCTCCGTTCGTTTTCTGACGTATTATAAGTCTGAAATTCTGACAGATGAATACTGGAAGGATCTTGCCAACACTCAGGATACGCTTGTGTTCTATATGTCTAAAGGAAACCTGACCAGTCTGGTAGAAAAGTTCATTGAACTGAATATTTCCAACGAGAAAAAAATCGCTGTGATTGAACAGGCCACAACTCCTTACCAAAAAGTGTACACCTCATCTTTTGAGGATTTTAGTAAAACACTTGGTGATAAAGCCTTTGCCTCACCCTCATTGGTGGTGATAGGAAAAGTGGTGAACCTTCATGAGGAATTCTCCTGGCTGGAAAATACAGAGCAGGAAGGTCTTTATTTTAAATCAGTTGAAAACGGAAGCGTAGTACCAAAAACTCAAAATTTCTTCGAATATGCTGTCTGAAACTAAATTAAATATTCTTAAACAGATCTCCAGTGATTTTTCCAGAGATGAATCGATCTGGGCAAGCGGATACCTTGCAGGATTAGCCGGAACTCCTCTTACAGGGGT is a genomic window of Chryseobacterium nakagawai containing:
- the cysK gene encoding cysteine synthase A translates to MKFQNALETIGNTPVVKINNLFNSDHEIWIKLEKSNPGGSIKDRIALAMIEDAEAKGLLNKDSVIIEPTSGNTGIGLALVAAVKGYKLILVMPDSMSIERRKIMEAYGAEFVLTPREKGMKGAIEKANELAEETPNSWIPRQFDNPANVKVHVETTAQEILKDFPEGLDYVITGVGTGGHITGIAKALKQQLPNLKVIAVEPELSPVLSGGSPAPHPLQGLGAGFVPSILDITLLDGVITVGKDEAYEYAINAAKKEGLFVGISTGAALAAIAKQLPEIQPGAKILTINYDTGERYLSIEGLF
- the epsC gene encoding serine O-acetyltransferase EpsC; its protein translation is MSVTHHFIERIHQSKQNKPHGFFDRARVKVFVTELYKVLFLPQEVNTPDQLKQDFAKLHDHLSALINTITRDKDLTEVQVNAFFEALPQIYGHLVQDAQSILEFDPAADSLEEIYLAYPGYFATYVYRISHQLWNQEVPVLPRVISEYAHSKTGIDIHPGAVIGEYFFIDHGTGIVIGETTVIGDHVKIYQGVTLGALNVSKEKANQKRHPNIEDHVIIYSGATILGGNTTIGRESVIGGNVWITQDVPPNSLVYNKSEIRIKDNNPLPESLTFVI
- a CDS encoding GNAT family N-acetyltransferase, whose amino-acid sequence is MYYKNDTIIIREFTPQELHLFLDLFTNENVTLYLPYKSPEEFKQMFEKALLDYKEGPLSRWGIFDAQNGAFVGVCLARIFAENANSIEIGYMLGENYWGKGIGTQVCKALADYCLSADQEKEIVALTDLDNIGSQKVLLKSGFNRLENLEREDRALAYFLFSKEQ
- a CDS encoding phosphoadenylyl-sulfate reductase; amino-acid sequence: MENSLKNEFEKLKEEILGESSQQDILQSLTEVFPGEVVFSTSFSYEDQVITHLIKNLNVEIFTLDTGRLFEQTYDTWASTKAFFKKEIKAYYPDTEELKKFVSENGPNSFYQSVEQRKACCTIRKVHPLKSALKGYRIWITGLRAEHSPNRQNMPSLEWDEDNQIIKFHPLLHWSTEQVTDYVKTHQLPYNYLHKKGFVSIGCEPCTRAIQEGEDFRAGRWWWEDANKKECGLHIHQ
- a CDS encoding RrF2 family transcriptional regulator translates to MMSKRCKYALKAMVRLARNYNQGYLSTSIIAQDENIPKKFLEQILLELKRTKLVNSKQGKVGGYYLLKSPDEVSLADIYRIFDGPIALTPCVSLNFYEACDDCVDEAECYLRNELIIVREKTRKSMMEATLTKFIDKK
- a CDS encoding sulfate adenylyltransferase subunit 1; translation: MDILRFITAGSVDDGKSTLIGRLLYDSKSILQDQLEVLEKHSKNKNDDGIDLALLTDGLRAEREQGITIDVAYRYFSTSKRKFIIADAPGHVQYTRNMITGASNSDLMVILIDARQGVIEQTRRHSIIASLLKLKKVAVAINKMDMVDYSKEVFETIKADYAKIAESLGLNDVSYFPISALKGDNIVSRSAQTDWYQGTSLLEYLENVTLNEELNNGNRFQVQYVIRPQTEELHDYRGYAGQILSGKFQKGDPIQILPAGITTEIAKIEINGIEKEEAFEGQPVVIHVNDDVDISRGDIFATEEQLPVIEKDLEVLLCWLDQKSLQPGNKYLLQQNSRLIRAVVKEIDYKIDVNTLTQEKAEGNIKLNEVVKVTLRTAQPLVYDSFINNKRTGSAILVDETSNSTVAACIIQ
- the cobA gene encoding uroporphyrinogen-III C-methyltransferase, which codes for MNTTIKSPKVYLIGAGPGSPDLITVKAVKAIAKADVVLADRLVSPEILETYVNKDTELIYVGKECSKNASTPQSLINTLMVDYALQNKTVVRLKGGDVSIFSNILDELQSLKENHIPFEIIPGITAALGAAAYAGMPLTARGYSTSVRFLTYYKSEILTDEYWKDLANTQDTLVFYMSKGNLTSLVEKFIELNISNEKKIAVIEQATTPYQKVYTSSFEDFSKTLGDKAFASPSLVVIGKVVNLHEEFSWLENTEQEGLYFKSVENGSVVPKTQNFFEYAV
- the cysD gene encoding sulfate adenylyltransferase subunit CysD, translated to MSTYHLDYLDQLEAESIYILREVAGQFERPALLFSGGKDSIVLAHLASKAFRYGKIPFKFVHVDTGHNFPEVLNFRDELVNQLEVDLVVRKVEDTIKKKGLTEPKGKFPSRNWLQTFTLLDTIEEFEFDVCIGGARRDEEKARAKERIFSVRDEFGQWDPKLQRPELWSIFNGKIHKGENVRVFPISNWTELDIWNYIRREKIELPSIYFSHDREVVDLNGQWIANSHHASLETSDIITTKRIRYRTVGDMTCTAAVESKATTIDAVIDEIVATRISERGETRIDDRVTEAAMEDRKKGGYF